In Sphaerospermopsis torques-reginae ITEP-024, the genomic window AGTATGATGACTGCCCAGAGTTCACTTCTCTCCGGCAAGCGATACCCACGTAAAGATGCTAATGCCTCGACGCATACTTTAGTCAAACGTGGTCAAAAATCAAAACCGCCCAAGATCAAACCCAGAGGTTTATCTGATCAGGGTTTAAACGGAGAGTTAGCCAAACGACTGTTCGATATTGCATTTTCTTTGTCGGTTTTGATTTTGTTTTTCCCGATATACATAATCTTGGCCTTACTGATTGCTGTAAGCTCACAAGGTCCGATTTTTTATATCCAAGAACGAGTTGGTAAAAACTATCGTCCCTTTAAATGTATCAAATTCCGCACAATGGTAACAAATGCGGATGAAATACTCGCCCAAATGATGGAAACTTCCCCAGAGTTACGTCAAGAATTTACCAGCACTTTTAAACTGAAAAAAGACCCCCGGATTACCAAAATTGGTCACTTACTGCGAATTACCAGCTTAGATGAA contains:
- a CDS encoding sugar transferase, whose translation is MTAQSSLLSGKRYPRKDANASTHTLVKRGQKSKPPKIKPRGLSDQGLNGELAKRLFDIAFSLSVLILFFPIYIILALLIAVSSQGPIFYIQERVGKNYRPFKCIKFRTMVTNADEILAQMMETSPELRQEFTSTFKLKKDPRITKIGHLLRITSLDEFPQFWNVLKGDMSVVGPRPLVAEELSKYGSHINEVLTIRPGITGLWQVSGRNDIPYPRRVQIDLHYVKFRNFWLDLWIILKTINVVIMPKNNGAY